TAAAGAAGCCTATTTCAAACAACCTTCAACAACGGATTATAACGGTGTATATAGGGGAAAATATATAGACTTCGAGGCAAAGGAAACAAGAAACAAAACATCCTTTCCGTTAACTAACTTCCACCAGCATCAAATTGATCACATGAAACGGGTGATTAAACAGGATGGTATTTCATTTATTTTAGTTCATTTTAAAAGCACTCAAGACATTTATTTTTTAGATGCGAAGCATTTATTCGATTTTTGGGATGGCCAACAAAACGGGGGTCGGAAATCAATTCCTAAATCTTACTTCGAGAACTTTGGAAGCCCGATCCAATTGGGATTCAACCCACGAATTGATTATTTAAAAATCATTGACGAATTGTTTTTCCCAGATGTTTAAGGGGTAATAAACAGTGAGTTTCATTCGAATGTTATGACGGTATGTATCGTTTAGAAAGGTAGGAACAACGATGAGTGATAATTACAATTCTCGACAACAAAGACGAAAGCAATCGTCTTCTACGAAAAACAAAAAAGGACCGAATAAGCCGGACAAAAGTATGATGAAAAGGATTATATCGATCCTGATTGTCCTCGGACTAATTGGCGTCACAGCTGGTGCAATTGCTGTTTTCGCTGTGATTAGCCAGGCACCAGAACTCGATCCTAAAGAGCTTGAAACACCTGTTTCTTCAAAGATATTTGATAAGGATGGAAACGAGTTCGGAATGCTCAATAATGATGAAAAACGAATAAGAGCTAATTTCGATGAAATTCCACAAGTCATGAAAGACGCTGTCATTGCTACAGAAGATGTCAGATTCTATGACCACTTTGGAATAGATATCCGTCGAATAGGTGGCGCAGCAGTTGCGAACGTGACTGGTGGATTTGGTTCTCAAGGTGGTAGTACGATCACCCAACAAGTTATCAAAAATACATTATTAACGCACGATAAGAAATTAACTCGAAAGATTAAGGAAGCATATCTTGCCATTAAGCTTGAACAACGCTTCTCTAAAGATCAAATATTCGAAATCTATTTGAACAAAATCTTTTATGGTCAACGTGCGAATGGTGTGGCTACTGCTGCAAAGACTTATTTTGATAAAGATATTCAAGACTTAGAACTACATGAAGCTGCTTTATTAGCTGGACTGCCAAAAGCACCTTCTACTTATAATCCTTTAGAAAATCCTGAGAAAGCTGAAAAACGCAGAAATGTAGTACTCTCTCAAATGGAGAAATACGGATATATTACGAAGGAAGAAATGAATAAAGCGAAAGCCATTAAAGTCGCAGATTATGTGAGTAAGAACGAAGTTGAATCTGAAAAAGATTCATTTGAGACATTTAAAGCTCAAGTCGTTAAAGATGCAGCAAAAATGGCTGGATTTGAAGATACTGGAGAAGTTTACACATCTGGTTTAGAAATTCATACTACATTAGATCCAAATGCTCAAAGAGCTGTACAAGAAGCGCTTTATACAAACAACATTATTAAAGAGGAAAACTTACAAGGTGGACTCGTGGTTACTGATACAAAAACAGGTGCAGTTCGCGCGATTGGTAGTGGTAGAAAGAGTACTTCAAGTGCCTTTTACGCAACCCAAATGGATACGCGTCAACCAGGTTCAACGATCAAGCCTATCCTAGACTATGGACCAGCGATAGAATTCTTAAAATGGCCAACGTTCAAGGAAGTCAGTGATGATAAACTTGTTGTCGATGGACATGAGTTTCACAACTACGACGATAAGCATCATGGCGATATGTCGATACGTAAAGCCTTGTATGAATCATACAATCTACCTGCTATTCGTACATGGCAAGAGGTAGATCCGGATCAGTCCAAGGAATTTGCAAGAAACCTCGGGATCGAAATTGAAGACAAACATTATAGCCCTGCTTATGCCATCGGTGGTTTCAGAAAGAGCCCGTCACCTATGGATCTGGCAGCTGCATATGCTGCATTCGGTAATGAAGGGGTCTACAACAAACCTTACACGGTGACTAAAATCAAATTCCCTGATGGTCGAGAAATTAAGCATGAAGCAGATCCTAACCCTGTTATGGAGGACTACACAGCATACATGGTTACGGATATGTTGAAGGATGTTATCACGAAAGGAACAGCAAAAGATCACGTGAATTTGAAGTTCCCGGTTGCCGGTAAAACAGGTACAACAAACTTTAGTAAAGATGAAGGACCTGAATTCGAAGGACAGACGAAAGATGCTTGGTTTGCTGGATACTCAACTGAACTTTCCATGGCGGTTTGGACAGGGTACAACGGTAAAACAGATGAAGAAGGTAATCCACTATACTTAACGAGAGACACGGATGACTATTCCAAGCTGATCTTCGATTATGTGATGGAGAAAGCAAGTGCAGATTTGAAAAATTCTGACTGGAAACGTCCGAAGTCAGTAGTCGAAGTAAACATTGAAAAAGGGACTGGCAAACGAGCTAGCGAATTTACGCCTAAAGATAAAATTATTCGCGAGCTAGCGGTTAAAGGCACTAGCCTACCTGATGTTTCAGAAGAATTCTTTAAACTAGAGTCACCTCAAGGTTTACAAGCTGATTATGATGAAAAGAAACAGGAAGCTAAACTCAAATGGAAGTATCCAAAAGAAATGATTGAGAAAGGTATTACATTTAAGATTATGTATTCGATCGATGGAAGTGGATTCCAAGAATTAACGAAGCAAAAGGAGACTGAACTCGTTGTCGAAAACCTATCTCCTGGCGCAACGATTACCTTTGCAGTTGTTGCTGTAGATGAAAAGAATAGCAAGGAAAGTGAACCTGCAACGGTTGAGGTAACGACGACTGATCAACAAGATGAAAAAGAGAAAGACAAAAAGGATAAAAAAGATAAGAAAGATAAGAAAGATGAAGACGCTAACGATGAAGAGGGAGATACAGGCTCCGGTGACGAAGGAACACCTGGTGAAAACGGTGGAGATACCGGTGAGCCGGGTAACGAACCTGGAGAAGGTAACGATGGTTCAGGAGATTCCGGAGATGGAGACTCAGGAGACGAAGACGATTCGGGTCCATTAGGTATAAGCCTACCCCCTACTAACTCAAGAGAAGCAGCGTAATAGCTGTAAAGAAAGGACTGACAATTGTCAGTCCTTCTTTATGTTATTTTACTTTTTTACATTAAACCGGTCTTTAATTAATGACCAAATTGGTGTATATGGAAAAGCAAGATTCCAAAATGACATCCCAGCAATTCCAAGCTTTTTTATCAATTCAAATTTCGCAGCCATACTTCTCAGATCCTCAAACCATACAATATGCTCTTTCCCTTCTTTATCATAATACGTATAGAAGGGTGCGTGTGAATCTTGATCGTACTGAATTTCTGTTTTCATTGTATAGGCTAGCCTTGTCGCCTGGGGTACGCTTAGCGCTTTTGCAAATTTACCACCTTCAACATAAGGTAATGTCCAATCATACCCATACAAATTGACACCCATCACTACTTTTTCTTTTGGAATTTCTGTAAGTGCATATTTGAGAACTTTTTCAACTTCAGGTAATGGACTCACAGGCATTGGAGGACCTCCGCTCCATCCCCACTCATATGTCATGATGACCACATAATCGACGATTTCACCATGTGCCTTATAATCATGACCTTCGTATAAGACACCTTTTTGGTCTGCTTTTACCTTAGGTGCAACAGCTGTAGAAACGACATACCCTTGTGGTTTCATTTTTTTCACTAGTTTTCTTAAGAAATTATTATAGCGTTCTTTATTTTCTTTCCCTAAAAACTCAAGGTCCACATTTACCCCTTTATAACCTTTCGCTTTCATTTCTTTATCGATATTGGATATGAGTGTATTTTGAAC
This Pseudalkalibacillus berkeleyi DNA region includes the following protein-coding sequences:
- the recU gene encoding Holliday junction resolvase RecU, which translates into the protein MNFRYPNRKSTESIQRPVTSSSSKLETKDERSYANRGMTFEEDINHSNSYYLQSGKSVIHKKPTPVQIVSVDYPKRSAAVIKEAYFKQPSTTDYNGVYRGKYIDFEAKETRNKTSFPLTNFHQHQIDHMKRVIKQDGISFILVHFKSTQDIYFLDAKHLFDFWDGQQNGGRKSIPKSYFENFGSPIQLGFNPRIDYLKIIDELFFPDV
- a CDS encoding penicillin-binding protein 1A encodes the protein MSDNYNSRQQRRKQSSSTKNKKGPNKPDKSMMKRIISILIVLGLIGVTAGAIAVFAVISQAPELDPKELETPVSSKIFDKDGNEFGMLNNDEKRIRANFDEIPQVMKDAVIATEDVRFYDHFGIDIRRIGGAAVANVTGGFGSQGGSTITQQVIKNTLLTHDKKLTRKIKEAYLAIKLEQRFSKDQIFEIYLNKIFYGQRANGVATAAKTYFDKDIQDLELHEAALLAGLPKAPSTYNPLENPEKAEKRRNVVLSQMEKYGYITKEEMNKAKAIKVADYVSKNEVESEKDSFETFKAQVVKDAAKMAGFEDTGEVYTSGLEIHTTLDPNAQRAVQEALYTNNIIKEENLQGGLVVTDTKTGAVRAIGSGRKSTSSAFYATQMDTRQPGSTIKPILDYGPAIEFLKWPTFKEVSDDKLVVDGHEFHNYDDKHHGDMSIRKALYESYNLPAIRTWQEVDPDQSKEFARNLGIEIEDKHYSPAYAIGGFRKSPSPMDLAAAYAAFGNEGVYNKPYTVTKIKFPDGREIKHEADPNPVMEDYTAYMVTDMLKDVITKGTAKDHVNLKFPVAGKTGTTNFSKDEGPEFEGQTKDAWFAGYSTELSMAVWTGYNGKTDEEGNPLYLTRDTDDYSKLIFDYVMEKASADLKNSDWKRPKSVVEVNIEKGTGKRASEFTPKDKIIRELAVKGTSLPDVSEEFFKLESPQGLQADYDEKKQEAKLKWKYPKEMIEKGITFKIMYSIDGSGFQELTKQKETELVVENLSPGATITFAVVAVDEKNSKESEPATVEVTTTDQQDEKEKDKKDKKDKKDKKDEDANDEEGDTGSGDEGTPGENGGDTGEPGNEPGEGNDGSGDSGDGDSGDEDDSGPLGISLPPTNSREAA
- a CDS encoding glycosyl hydrolase family 18 protein; translation: MQIHVVRQGQSLWGISQLYGIPWQNIVELNGLENTDQLAIGQTLLIPTRNKYTVQPGDSYFSISQKTGVSVTELKKANAQIEGSVLYPGQVLTVPAKPKTTTLVNAYAEPYEKSVNNAKTAGDTLSWLSVFSYHVDAKGNLNPLDNDQSLIDVAKANNVKPVMTITNIKEGAEFDTELATTILSSDQVQNTLISNIDKEMKAKGYKGVNVDLEFLGKENKERYNNFLRKLVKKMKPQGYVVSTAVAPKVKADQKGVLYEGHDYKAHGEIVDYVVIMTYEWGWSGGPPMPVSPLPEVEKVLKYALTEIPKEKVVMGVNLYGYDWTLPYVEGGKFAKALSVPQATRLAYTMKTEIQYDQDSHAPFYTYYDKEGKEHIVWFEDLRSMAAKFELIKKLGIAGMSFWNLAFPYTPIWSLIKDRFNVKK